In a single window of the Myxococcales bacterium genome:
- the aroQ gene encoding type II 3-dehydroquinate dehydratase, translating to MARIKVIHGPLLNRLGERETDLYGTEPLDEIDASLQAMGNSVGVEVDTFQSDLEGELVREIADCRGKYNFLIINPAAYSHTSVALYDAVIFSQVPVIEVHLSNLSSREPFRRQSTISSVVVGRIEGLGPDGYRLALRYCLERLVGHDI from the coding sequence ATGGCTCGCATCAAAGTGATCCATGGCCCTTTGCTGAACCGGCTCGGGGAGCGGGAAACGGACCTCTACGGCACCGAACCGCTGGACGAAATCGACGCCTCGCTCCAGGCGATGGGTAATTCCGTCGGCGTGGAGGTCGATACTTTTCAGTCGGATCTGGAAGGCGAGTTGGTGCGGGAAATCGCCGACTGCCGCGGCAAGTACAATTTCCTGATCATCAATCCGGCGGCCTATTCGCACACCAGCGTCGCCCTGTACGACGCGGTGATTTTCTCCCAGGTGCCGGTCATCGAAGTCCACTTGTCGAATCTCTCCTCGCGCGAACCGTTCCGTCGGCAAAGCACGATCTCCAGCGTGGTGGTGGGCCGGATCGAGGGCCTCGGCCCGGACGGTTATCGTTTGGCGTTGCGTTACTGCCTGGAAAGGTTGGTCGGTCATGACATCTAG
- a CDS encoding aminopeptidase P family protein has protein sequence MTSRLSRLRAALKEAACQAALVWNPANVRYLSGFTGTEGTLLVTERDAWFLTDSRYTEQAGDQVTPHGFSVVTFRQKFKEIAGKLRELGVAELGVEDETMTVSQHRQLAEDAGPVTLRPLGRLITRLREIKDASEIAAIRKAVQVQEAALRTILPLIQPGVTERGIAFALDTEMRRLGASDVSFATIVASGPRGAMPHGTASDKVIAAGELIVIDWGCIVDGYCSDQTVTLAVGEPLDPDAKKVYQVVYEAQQACLAAGKPGYEFPALDRVPREIIEQAGFGAMFGHGTGHALGLEIHEEPRVSPLGSGAAEVGMVFTIEPGIYLPGRFGVRLEDIVLVTETGLEKLTTLPKEWRSMV, from the coding sequence ATGACATCTAGATTGTCGCGTCTGCGCGCCGCCTTGAAAGAAGCCGCTTGCCAAGCGGCACTGGTCTGGAATCCGGCGAACGTCCGCTATCTCAGCGGGTTCACGGGAACGGAAGGCACGCTCCTGGTGACCGAACGGGACGCCTGGTTTCTTACCGACTCCCGCTACACCGAGCAGGCCGGAGACCAGGTGACCCCGCACGGTTTTTCGGTGGTCACTTTCCGGCAAAAATTCAAGGAAATCGCCGGAAAACTGCGCGAATTGGGCGTCGCCGAATTGGGCGTCGAAGACGAAACGATGACCGTTTCACAGCATCGTCAACTGGCGGAAGACGCCGGGCCGGTGACCCTGCGGCCGTTGGGAAGGCTGATCACCCGCCTGCGGGAAATCAAGGACGCGAGCGAGATCGCGGCGATTCGCAAGGCGGTCCAGGTTCAGGAAGCGGCCTTGAGAACGATCCTACCGCTGATCCAGCCCGGGGTGACGGAACGGGGCATCGCCTTTGCGCTGGACACCGAAATGCGCCGGCTGGGCGCGTCCGACGTTAGCTTCGCGACGATCGTCGCCTCCGGCCCGCGCGGCGCGATGCCGCACGGTACGGCCTCCGATAAAGTGATCGCCGCCGGTGAATTGATCGTGATCGACTGGGGCTGCATCGTGGACGGTTACTGCTCCGACCAGACGGTGACCTTGGCCGTCGGCGAGCCGCTCGACCCGGACGCGAAAAAAGTCTACCAGGTGGTCTATGAAGCCCAGCAGGCCTGTCTGGCCGCGGGCAAGCCGGGTTACGAATTCCCGGCTCTGGACCGCGTGCCCCGGGAGATTATCGAGCAGGCGGGATTCGGCGCGATGTTCGGTCACGGCACCGGACATGCCCTGGGCTTGGAAATTCACGAGGAACCGCGCGTCAGCCCGCTCGGCAGCGGCGCGGCGGAAGTCGGCATGGTCTTTACCATCGAGCCCGGCATCTATTTGCCGGGGCGTTTCGGCGTCCGCCTCGAGGATATCGTTCTGGTCACCGAAACGGGCCTGGAAAAGTTGACCACCCTTCCCAAAGAGTGGCGATCCATGGTCTGA
- a CDS encoding radical SAM protein: MQKTLVVLVYTRTGWDIKNVTALLPLSVLYLARPLSRAGFQPVIIDQRIQPDWAARLAELAPQALLVGISAMTGTQIAWGLKAAAVARQAAPATRIVWGGIHPSLLPEQTARHPLVDFVVRGEGEITLPELAAALAANEAPRHVAGLTWFDGETLVQTPDRPRLADLSEALIPDYGALRVEDYLTTQTLGLRDLAITTSRGCPNGCRYCYNLPYNGRRWRAQPAEQVVEHIAQIVRRFGVQGILIKDDNFYADRRRVEAIAAGLKSRNLAVTIRGECRADYIARHWDEPFLDYLRNNGFREMTVGAESGDDKTLARLGKDITVADIREANRRLGRAGIPTKFTFMTGFPEESEAARRRTIDLMLELTDANPTARLTPLHLYTPYPGTPLFAEAVAAGYRPPADLAEWAAVSFHNLDLPWIDRRLSRKLEKLSVATYFLDRQTVAEYFTGRPLIQWAARLYSRIIRWRARRMFLSCMPETALINFYRQRH, translated from the coding sequence ATGCAAAAAACGCTAGTCGTGCTGGTTTATACGCGCACGGGTTGGGACATTAAAAATGTCACCGCTTTGCTGCCTTTGTCGGTGCTGTACCTGGCTCGGCCGCTCAGCCGCGCCGGTTTTCAGCCGGTGATCATCGATCAGCGCATCCAACCCGATTGGGCGGCCCGATTGGCGGAACTGGCGCCACAAGCCCTGCTGGTGGGCATCAGCGCGATGACCGGCACGCAAATCGCCTGGGGACTGAAAGCGGCCGCGGTGGCGCGCCAGGCCGCGCCCGCGACCCGAATCGTCTGGGGCGGCATTCACCCCTCGCTGCTGCCGGAACAGACCGCCCGCCATCCCCTGGTCGATTTCGTCGTCCGCGGCGAAGGCGAAATCACCCTGCCGGAACTGGCCGCCGCCCTGGCCGCGAACGAAGCGCCGCGCCACGTCGCCGGCCTGACCTGGTTCGACGGCGAAACGCTCGTGCAGACGCCCGACCGCCCGCGCCTCGCCGATCTGAGCGAAGCGTTGATCCCCGATTACGGCGCGCTGCGCGTCGAGGATTACCTCACCACGCAAACGCTCGGCCTGCGCGACCTGGCCATCACCACCAGCCGCGGCTGCCCGAACGGCTGCCGCTATTGCTACAACCTGCCGTACAACGGTCGCCGGTGGCGCGCCCAACCGGCCGAGCAGGTGGTCGAACACATCGCGCAAATAGTGCGGCGCTTCGGCGTGCAGGGCATCTTGATCAAGGACGACAACTTTTACGCCGACCGCCGCCGGGTCGAAGCGATCGCCGCCGGGCTGAAGAGCCGGAATCTGGCGGTGACGATCCGCGGCGAGTGCCGCGCCGATTACATTGCTCGGCATTGGGACGAACCGTTTCTGGACTACTTGCGAAACAACGGTTTTCGCGAAATGACCGTCGGCGCCGAAAGCGGCGACGACAAAACGCTGGCGCGGCTGGGCAAGGACATCACGGTAGCGGATATTCGCGAGGCCAATCGGCGCCTGGGCCGGGCCGGCATCCCGACCAAATTCACCTTCATGACCGGGTTCCCGGAAGAAAGCGAAGCCGCGCGGCGCCGCACCATCGACCTGATGCTGGAGTTGACCGACGCCAATCCGACGGCCCGCCTGACGCCGCTGCACCTCTATACCCCCTACCCGGGCACGCCGCTTTTCGCCGAGGCGGTCGCCGCCGGCTACCGGCCGCCCGCCGATCTCGCCGAGTGGGCCGCGGTCAGTTTTCACAATCTCGATCTGCCGTGGATCGATCGGCGGCTCAGCCGGAAGCTGGAAAAACTCAGCGTGGCGACGTATTTTCTCGACCGGCAGACGGTGGCGGAATACTTCACCGGCCGGCCGCTGATTCAGTGGGCGGCGCGGCTTTACAGTCGGATCATCCGCTGGCGCGCCCGCCGGATGTTTTTATCCTGCATGCCCGAAACCGCGCTGATCAATTTTTACCGGCAACGCCATTAA